One stretch of Pseudomonas sp. NC02 DNA includes these proteins:
- the dksA gene encoding RNA polymerase-binding protein DksA: MTEQDLLDQPCADYMNEAQQGFFRELLLAQRNELQARIDAEFMVLREQEPNSDPADVGSAEEQRQWQLRLLEREKKLLDKIDEALERLARGEYGWCRETCEPIGLKRLLLRPTATLCIEAKEREELRERHQRAI, translated from the coding sequence ATGACCGAACAAGACCTTCTCGACCAACCCTGCGCCGACTACATGAATGAAGCCCAGCAAGGTTTCTTCCGCGAGCTGCTGCTGGCCCAGCGCAACGAGCTGCAAGCGCGTATCGACGCTGAATTCATGGTGCTGCGCGAACAGGAGCCCAACAGCGATCCCGCCGATGTCGGCAGCGCCGAAGAACAGCGCCAATGGCAACTGCGCCTGCTGGAACGCGAAAAAAAGCTGTTGGACAAGATCGACGAAGCCCTGGAACGCCTGGCCCGCGGTGAATACGGCTGGTGCCGTGAAACCTGCGAACCCATCGGCCTCAAGCGCCTGCTGCTGCGCCCCACGGCCACCCTGTGTATCGAAGCCAAAGAACGTGAAGAGCTGCGCGAACGCCATCAACGGGCGATTTGA
- a CDS encoding N-acetylmuramoyl-L-alanine amidase, with protein sequence MHRRQLLNLLLASAVFTLPLGVSAAQIRNARLWRSDNKLRLVLDLSGPVQYKTFTLTAPERLIIDLSGAKLTGDFSQLALTNSGITSIRSGHFGQGDTRIVLDLKAPMQLNSFLLPPQDGQGHRLVLDLTSATHAPMQIAAAPAALAAPVPAPVDRAHPKRDIIVVVDPGHGGKDPGAIGSKGQREKDVVLSIAQLLAKRLKREKGFDVKLVRNDDFFVPLRKRVDIARQHKADMFISVHADAAPRLTASGASVYALSEGGATSATARFMAQRENGADLLGATTLLNLKDKDPMLAGVILDMSMNATIASSLQLGSSVLGSLQSITTLHQKRVEQAGFAVLKSPDVPSILVETGFISNTQDAQRLVTARHQQAVADGLFEGLKNYFQKNPPMNSYMAWVQEQKTGQV encoded by the coding sequence ATGCACAGACGTCAACTCCTCAACCTGCTGCTGGCCAGTGCGGTGTTCACCTTGCCCTTGGGCGTGTCTGCCGCGCAGATCCGCAATGCACGGCTGTGGCGGTCGGATAACAAGCTGCGGCTGGTGCTGGACCTCAGCGGCCCGGTGCAATACAAGACCTTCACCCTGACCGCGCCGGAGCGGTTGATCATCGATTTGAGCGGCGCGAAGCTGACCGGTGATTTCAGCCAACTGGCCCTGACCAACAGCGGCATTACCTCGATTCGCTCGGGGCATTTCGGGCAGGGCGATACGCGGATCGTGCTGGATTTGAAGGCGCCGATGCAGCTCAACAGCTTTCTCCTGCCGCCGCAGGATGGCCAGGGCCACCGCCTCGTGCTGGACCTGACAAGCGCCACTCATGCGCCTATGCAAATCGCTGCGGCACCGGCCGCGTTGGCTGCACCCGTGCCGGCGCCGGTGGACAGGGCTCATCCGAAACGCGACATCATCGTGGTGGTCGACCCTGGGCACGGCGGCAAGGATCCCGGCGCGATTGGCTCAAAGGGCCAGCGCGAAAAAGACGTGGTGCTGTCCATCGCCCAATTGCTGGCCAAGCGTCTGAAGCGCGAGAAGGGCTTCGATGTGAAGCTGGTGCGCAACGACGACTTCTTCGTGCCGCTGCGTAAACGTGTGGACATCGCCCGTCAGCACAAAGCCGACATGTTTATCTCGGTACACGCCGATGCCGCGCCACGGCTTACGGCGTCCGGCGCCTCTGTCTATGCGCTGTCTGAAGGCGGCGCCACCTCCGCCACCGCACGGTTCATGGCGCAGCGGGAAAACGGCGCCGACCTGTTGGGCGCCACCACCTTGCTCAATCTCAAGGACAAGGACCCGATGCTGGCCGGGGTGATTCTCGACATGTCGATGAACGCCACCATCGCCTCCAGCCTGCAACTGGGCAGCTCGGTACTGGGCAGCCTGCAAAGCATCACCACGCTGCATCAAAAACGCGTGGAACAGGCCGGCTTTGCGGTGCTCAAGTCGCCGGACGTGCCGTCGATCCTGGTGGAAACCGGGTTTATCTCCAACACCCAGGACGCCCAGCGACTGGTCACCGCACGCCATCAACAGGCGGTGGCAGACGGTTTATTTGAAGGGTTGAAGAACTACTTCCAGAAGAACCCGCCGATGAACAGCTACATGGCCTGGGTTCAGGAACAGAAAACCGGCCAGGTCTAA
- the folE2 gene encoding GTP cyclohydrolase FolE2 produces the protein MNALTLPDIAAQASRQASPLDWVGMCGIALPILIDGQSLSATADAGVSLDDGEARGIHMSRLYLALEMLEQQPLTPALLRSVLQRFLDSHEGLSTNAYLRIHAGLLLKRPALVSPLAGWKSYPVSIEARLENQMFHVELKIDVTYSSTCPCSAALARQLIQQQFIEDFAGTPLQHEDVLTWLGSANGIVATPHSQRSSALLQVRLQDDQPTLPLTQLIDETEAALGTAVQTAVKRADEQAFALANGQNLMFCEDAARRLNLALKRSDAVNAFHLKVIHAESLHAHDAVAESRWTRPSE, from the coding sequence ATGAACGCGCTGACTCTGCCCGATATCGCCGCGCAGGCTTCACGCCAAGCCTCGCCGCTCGATTGGGTGGGCATGTGCGGCATTGCCCTGCCCATTCTGATCGACGGCCAAAGCCTTAGCGCCACGGCTGATGCCGGCGTCAGCCTGGACGACGGCGAGGCCCGTGGCATTCATATGTCACGGCTTTACCTGGCGCTGGAAATGCTTGAACAGCAGCCGCTTACGCCAGCACTGCTGCGCAGTGTATTGCAACGTTTTCTCGACAGTCATGAAGGTTTATCCACAAATGCCTACCTGCGAATTCATGCAGGTCTGCTGCTGAAACGTCCGGCGCTGGTCAGCCCGTTGGCCGGCTGGAAAAGCTACCCGGTGAGCATCGAGGCGCGCCTGGAAAACCAGATGTTCCACGTGGAACTAAAAATTGACGTTACTTACTCTTCAACCTGCCCTTGCTCCGCTGCCCTCGCCAGGCAATTGATTCAGCAGCAATTTATCGAGGACTTTGCCGGCACACCGCTGCAGCACGAAGACGTACTGACCTGGCTCGGCAGTGCAAACGGCATCGTCGCCACGCCCCACAGCCAGCGCAGCAGCGCGCTGTTGCAGGTCCGGCTTCAGGACGATCAGCCAACACTGCCGCTGACCCAGTTGATCGACGAAACCGAAGCCGCCCTCGGCACTGCCGTGCAGACCGCCGTAAAGCGTGCAGACGAACAAGCCTTCGCCCTGGCCAACGGGCAGAACCTGATGTTCTGCGAAGACGCCGCCCGCCGCCTGAACCTCGCCTTGAAACGCTCGGATGCGGTCAATGCCTTCCACTTGAAAGTGATCCACGCCGAAAGCCTTCACGCGCACGATGCCGTGGCCGAAAGCCGCTGGACGAGACCTTCCGAATGA
- a CDS encoding metal ABC transporter ATP-binding protein: MITCTALRWGAPGQPLTPAVDFTLEKGSLTGIIGANGTGKSSLLKVIAGLQKPLAGKVTIDVPRRGGLSFLPQQQNLDRQFPISLEELVAAGFWGSRQTPQQRTERLSAVLEDWCLSGLEHRPLMALSGGELQRALLARMSLAESPILLLDEPHAALDEDGQALCWKHIHAWHDAGRTVVVVCHDLGSVRQHTQQVVQIKSSGCVFGSSKELIRPQPQMQVA, encoded by the coding sequence ATGATCACCTGCACCGCTTTGCGCTGGGGCGCCCCCGGCCAACCACTGACCCCCGCCGTGGATTTCACCCTGGAAAAAGGCAGCCTTACCGGCATCATCGGCGCCAACGGCACCGGCAAAAGCAGCCTGTTGAAAGTTATCGCCGGATTGCAGAAGCCACTGGCGGGGAAAGTGACGATCGATGTTCCACGCCGAGGTGGCCTGTCGTTTTTGCCCCAGCAACAGAACCTCGATCGCCAGTTTCCTATCAGCCTTGAAGAATTGGTGGCCGCCGGTTTTTGGGGCAGCAGGCAAACCCCGCAACAACGTACCGAACGCCTGAGCGCCGTGCTCGAAGACTGGTGCCTCAGCGGCCTGGAGCATCGGCCGTTGATGGCCTTGTCGGGCGGCGAACTGCAACGCGCCCTGCTCGCCCGCATGAGCCTGGCCGAGTCGCCGATATTGCTCCTGGACGAACCCCACGCCGCCCTCGACGAAGACGGCCAGGCGCTGTGCTGGAAACACATCCACGCCTGGCACGACGCAGGTCGCACGGTGGTCGTGGTGTGCCATGACCTCGGCTCCGTACGCCAACACACCCAGCAAGTGGTGCAGATCAAAAGCAGTGGCTGCGTGTTCGGCTCCAGCAAAGAACTGATCCGCCCGCAGCCGCAAATGCAGGTGGCCTGA
- a CDS encoding metal ABC transporter permease: MHFAAHLWMPFLDFVFMRRALVGGLVLACSTAPLGVFLILRRMSLIGDAVSHGILPGAALGFWFAGLSLPALTIGGLGAGLSMAGLAAWITRRTGLKEDASLAAIYPISLASGVLILGLAGKRLDLLHLLFGSALAVDGPTLTGMLWVSGFSLIAMVVIYKPLLLDTLDPLFLQTVSRLGPLAHGLFLTLVVLNLVIGFQAIGALMVVGLMMLPAIASRFWSRRLPVLIAISAVLGCLSVWLGLLLSFYYSLPSGPAIVLVAGGWYLLSVVFGPVHGLLRRPPLLTSQ; encoded by the coding sequence ATGCACTTCGCCGCCCACCTGTGGATGCCGTTTCTCGATTTCGTTTTCATGCGCCGCGCGCTCGTCGGCGGTCTGGTATTGGCATGCAGCACGGCGCCGCTTGGGGTGTTCCTGATCCTGCGCCGCATGAGCCTGATCGGTGACGCGGTGTCCCACGGCATCCTGCCCGGCGCCGCACTGGGCTTCTGGTTTGCCGGCCTGAGTTTGCCCGCGCTGACCATCGGCGGCCTGGGCGCCGGCCTGAGCATGGCCGGCCTCGCCGCCTGGATCACCCGTCGCACCGGGCTGAAGGAAGACGCCAGCCTCGCCGCCATCTACCCGATCTCCCTGGCCAGCGGCGTGCTGATCCTCGGCCTCGCCGGAAAACGCCTGGACCTGCTGCACCTGCTGTTCGGCTCGGCCCTGGCGGTAGACGGCCCGACCCTCACCGGCATGCTCTGGGTCTCGGGCTTCAGCCTGATCGCCATGGTGGTGATCTACAAACCGCTGCTGCTGGACACCCTCGACCCGCTGTTCCTGCAAACCGTCAGCCGCCTCGGCCCGCTGGCCCACGGCCTGTTCCTGACGCTGGTGGTGCTGAACCTGGTGATCGGTTTCCAGGCCATCGGCGCGTTGATGGTGGTCGGCCTGATGATGTTGCCGGCGATTGCTTCACGTTTCTGGAGCCGGCGCCTGCCGGTATTGATCGCCATATCAGCGGTGCTGGGATGCCTGTCGGTATGGCTTGGCTTGTTGCTGTCGTTCTACTACTCGCTGCCCAGCGGCCCGGCAATTGTGCTGGTGGCTGGCGGCTGGTACCTGCTGTCCGTGGTCTTCGGTCCGGTGCACGGCTTGCTGCGCCGCCCGCCTTTGCTTACATCCCAATGA
- a CDS encoding metal ABC transporter substrate-binding protein, with protein MRALLVLFSVLLPLSFATAQAADKLQVVTSFSILDDMTHQVGGDHIQISNMVGPDADAHTYEPTPDDAKALLKAKVIIKNGLGFEPWLDRLVTSTETKATVVTASKGVLSHTMEEDGETIPDPHAWHNLANTVIYVNNITKALIAADPANKADYEHNSQVYLKEIYRLLAEAKAKFGALPPGNRRIVTSHDAFGYLGQAYGIEFLSPQGLSTEREPSAAEVATLITQIRKDKVKAVFMENIKDSRLLQQIADESGAQIGGTLYSDALAAEGPASTFTGLFEYNLNTLCAALSKP; from the coding sequence ATGCGCGCTCTACTCGTGCTGTTCAGTGTGTTGCTGCCGCTGTCGTTCGCGACGGCCCAGGCTGCCGACAAGCTTCAGGTGGTTACCAGCTTCAGTATTCTTGACGACATGACCCACCAGGTCGGTGGCGATCATATCCAGATCAGCAACATGGTCGGCCCCGACGCCGACGCCCACACCTACGAACCAACACCAGACGATGCCAAGGCCCTGCTCAAGGCCAAGGTGATCATCAAGAACGGCCTGGGCTTCGAGCCGTGGCTGGATCGCCTGGTCACCAGCACCGAGACCAAGGCCACTGTGGTCACTGCGAGCAAAGGCGTGCTCTCCCACACCATGGAAGAGGACGGCGAAACCATCCCCGACCCGCACGCCTGGCACAACCTGGCCAACACCGTTATCTACGTGAACAACATCACCAAGGCGCTGATCGCTGCCGACCCGGCCAACAAGGCCGACTACGAGCACAACAGCCAGGTGTACCTGAAAGAAATCTACCGCCTGCTGGCTGAAGCCAAGGCCAAGTTTGGCGCGCTGCCACCGGGTAACCGTCGCATCGTCACCTCTCATGACGCCTTCGGCTACCTGGGCCAGGCCTACGGTATCGAGTTCCTGTCGCCTCAAGGTTTGTCCACCGAACGTGAACCGTCGGCCGCCGAAGTCGCCACGCTGATCACCCAGATCCGCAAGGACAAGGTCAAGGCCGTGTTCATGGAAAACATCAAGGACTCGCGTCTGCTCCAGCAGATCGCTGATGAGAGCGGCGCGCAGATCGGCGGCACGCTGTACTCGGACGCCCTGGCTGCAGAAGGTCCGGCCAGCACCTTTACCGGCCTGTTCGAATACAACCTCAACACCCTGTGCGCGGCCCTGAGCAAGCCATGA
- the hisI gene encoding phosphoribosyl-AMP cyclohydrolase gives MSLSMLDLEEAAIGSRFPLDSVLDALPWNSDGLIAAIAQQHGSGEVLMLAWMNRQALDETLATRHVCYWSRSRQQLWRKGETSGHWQLLVEARLDCDGDAVLLIVDQQGPACHTGRPTCFYNAIDGHHVNIITAPLKEPDP, from the coding sequence ATGAGCCTGAGCATGCTTGACCTGGAAGAGGCTGCCATCGGCAGCCGCTTTCCACTCGATAGCGTGCTCGACGCCCTGCCGTGGAACAGCGATGGACTGATTGCCGCCATCGCCCAGCAACACGGCAGCGGCGAAGTGTTGATGCTGGCCTGGATGAACCGCCAGGCCCTCGACGAAACCCTGGCCACCAGGCACGTCTGCTACTGGTCCCGCTCGCGCCAGCAACTGTGGCGCAAGGGCGAAACCTCGGGCCACTGGCAACTGCTGGTGGAGGCCCGCCTGGATTGCGACGGCGACGCGGTATTGCTGATCGTCGACCAGCAAGGCCCGGCCTGCCACACCGGCCGGCCCACCTGTTTCTACAACGCCATCGACGGCCATCACGTAAACATCATCACCGCGCCTCTCAAGGAACCTGACCCATGA
- a CDS encoding DapH/DapD/GlmU-related protein, whose protein sequence is MIRKNPSGDLPVIAESAYVDKTAIICGKVIIGENVFVGPYAVIRADEVDANGDMDPITIGANSNIQDGVVIHSKSGAAVTIGEFTSIAHRSIVHGPCTVGDRVFIGFNSVLFNCVVGDGCVVRHNSVVDGRDLPDAFYVPSTTRIGPNTDLSQFPPVSVSASEFSEDVARTNVDLVLGYKALQNEF, encoded by the coding sequence ATGATCCGCAAGAACCCTTCCGGCGATCTGCCCGTGATTGCCGAATCGGCCTACGTCGACAAAACCGCAATCATCTGCGGCAAGGTGATCATCGGCGAAAACGTATTTGTCGGCCCTTACGCGGTGATCCGCGCCGACGAAGTCGACGCCAACGGTGACATGGACCCGATCACCATCGGTGCCAATTCGAATATCCAGGACGGCGTGGTGATCCACTCCAAATCCGGCGCCGCCGTAACCATCGGCGAGTTCACCTCCATCGCCCACCGCTCCATCGTCCACGGGCCCTGCACCGTTGGTGACCGGGTGTTCATCGGCTTCAACAGCGTGCTGTTCAATTGCGTCGTCGGCGATGGCTGCGTGGTGCGGCACAATTCTGTAGTCGACGGCCGCGATTTGCCCGACGCGTTCTACGTGCCCTCCACCACCCGCATCGGCCCCAACACCGACCTGTCCCAGTTTCCGCCGGTGAGTGTCAGCGCTTCGGAGTTTTCCGAAGACGTGGCACGCACCAACGTCGACCTGGTGCTGGGTTACAAAGCCCTGCAAAACGAGTTCTGA
- a CDS encoding dihydroorotase: protein MSRLLIRNARLVNEGEEFEADLLVANGRIEKIAGSIDNANATVEIDAQGQWLLPGMIDDQVHFREPGAPDKGSFYSESRAAVAGGITSFMDMPNTNPATLNLEALADKKRRAALHSVANYGFHFGVSNDNLDTVAALDPREVAGVKVFMGASTGNMLVDDPKILERLFAEVPTILLAHCEHTPSILAREQRMRERFGEHIPAVAHPLIRDAEACYRSSSLAVELAKRHGTRLHVLHITSARELVLFEDKPLAQKRITAEVCLHHLLFDDRDYARLGHQIKCNPAIKTRADRNALRLALLSDRLDVIGSDHAPHTWAQKQLPYREAPSGLPLVQHALPALLELVADGLLPLTTLVAKTSHRVADLFAIPDRGYLREGYWADLVLIQPEPHGKPVSSQPILARCGWTPFAGRSFRHSVSTTLVSGHLAWHDGRVHDSCQGLPLHFQR, encoded by the coding sequence ATGAGCCGCCTGCTGATCCGCAACGCCCGCCTGGTGAACGAAGGCGAGGAATTCGAGGCTGACCTGCTGGTCGCCAATGGCCGTATCGAGAAGATCGCCGGCAGCATCGACAACGCCAACGCCACCGTGGAAATCGACGCCCAAGGCCAGTGGCTGCTGCCGGGAATGATCGACGACCAGGTGCACTTCCGAGAGCCCGGCGCGCCGGACAAAGGCAGCTTCTACAGCGAGTCCCGCGCGGCGGTGGCGGGTGGAATCACCAGTTTCATGGACATGCCCAACACCAACCCGGCGACCCTGAACCTGGAAGCCCTGGCCGACAAGAAGCGCCGCGCGGCGCTGCATTCGGTGGCCAACTATGGCTTTCACTTCGGAGTGAGCAACGACAACCTCGACACCGTCGCCGCGCTGGACCCGCGGGAAGTCGCCGGGGTCAAAGTGTTCATGGGTGCGTCTACCGGCAATATGCTGGTGGATGATCCGAAGATCCTCGAGCGTCTGTTCGCCGAGGTGCCGACCATTCTCCTGGCCCACTGCGAGCACACCCCCAGCATCCTGGCCCGCGAGCAAAGGATGCGCGAGCGTTTCGGTGAGCACATTCCTGCCGTAGCACACCCGCTGATCCGCGATGCCGAGGCCTGCTATCGCTCCTCGTCCCTGGCGGTGGAACTGGCCAAGCGGCACGGCACGCGCCTGCATGTGCTGCACATCACCAGCGCACGGGAGTTGGTGCTGTTCGAAGACAAACCCCTGGCGCAAAAACGCATCACGGCGGAAGTCTGCCTGCATCACCTCTTGTTCGATGACCGCGACTACGCCCGCCTCGGCCACCAGATCAAATGCAACCCGGCGATCAAGACACGCGCCGACCGCAACGCCTTGCGCCTGGCATTGTTGAGTGATCGTCTGGATGTAATTGGCAGTGACCATGCGCCGCACACCTGGGCGCAAAAACAACTGCCCTATCGCGAAGCGCCGTCAGGCTTGCCGCTGGTGCAACACGCCCTGCCGGCGCTGCTGGAGTTGGTCGCCGACGGCCTGCTGCCGCTGACCACGCTGGTGGCGAAAACCAGCCATCGGGTCGCGGACCTGTTTGCGATCCCCGACCGTGGCTACCTGCGCGAAGGCTATTGGGCCGACCTGGTGCTGATCCAACCCGAGCCTCACGGCAAACCCGTCAGCAGCCAGCCGATCCTGGCCCGTTGCGGCTGGACGCCCTTTGCCGGGCGCAGCTTCCGGCACAGCGTCAGCACCACGCTTGTGTCCGGCCACCTGGCCTGGCACGACGGGCGCGTGCACGACAGTTGCCAGGGGCTGCCGCTGCATTTTCAGCGCTGA
- a CDS encoding DUF3617 domain-containing protein, translated as MNARLLGLAMVVGLTLPVAAQAQMLAPGLWELTTSNMKVDNQDLPDLSLILGQLKQQMTPEQRAMLEKQGITMAGKGVQVCLTPAQVASDSIPLTDPQSGCKQEVTDKTGNQWKFRFSCPKAQGTGVATFQSQQEFTTTVNGTFNATGVQQKGSLDTHAQWLGSNCGTVKPRA; from the coding sequence ATGAATGCTCGTCTGCTTGGTTTGGCCATGGTTGTTGGTTTGACGCTGCCTGTGGCGGCGCAAGCGCAGATGTTGGCGCCGGGCTTGTGGGAGTTGACCACCAGCAACATGAAGGTCGATAACCAGGACCTGCCGGACTTGTCGCTGATCCTCGGTCAGCTCAAGCAACAGATGACCCCGGAACAACGCGCGATGCTTGAGAAGCAAGGCATCACCATGGCCGGCAAAGGCGTACAGGTGTGCCTGACCCCGGCCCAGGTGGCGTCCGATTCCATCCCGCTGACCGACCCGCAATCGGGCTGCAAGCAGGAAGTGACGGACAAGACCGGCAACCAATGGAAATTCCGCTTCAGTTGCCCGAAAGCCCAGGGCACTGGCGTGGCGACGTTCCAGAGTCAGCAGGAATTCACCACTACGGTTAACGGTACCTTCAACGCCACCGGCGTACAGCAGAAGGGCAGCCTGGACACCCATGCGCAGTGGTTGGGCAGCAACTGCGGCACGGTCAAACCCCGCGCTTAA
- the cls gene encoding cardiolipin synthase, with amino-acid sequence MDFFGPHLLAYFIATLHFLGTLAAIHAVLTVRTAQGSIAWALSLMFIPYLTLIPYLIFGRSTFDAYIQARRQANQEMHKAITELNWRPWVEEALAARNSQAYASLRAMPKLGRMPCLANNQVRLLINGEATFSAIFEAIRSAKTAVLFQFFIIHDDELGRQLHTLLKEKAAEGVAIFVLYDRIGSHALPHRYVQSLRDAGVQVKAFATRSGWLNRFQVNFRNHRKIVVVDGITGFVGGHNVGDEYLGKKPPLAPWRDTHVQVSGPVVACLQESFAEDWFWASRELPPLLLPDTYPDDGVLCQLLASGPADPYETCSLFFVEAIHAATERVWITSPYFIPDEAVFAALRLAVLRGVDVRLLLPSRPDHRIVYAASSLYAIEAVRAGVRVFRYTPGFLHQKVVLVDREISAIGSANLDNRSFRLNFEVMLLTVDDTFASQVEHMLLEDFALAHEISQEENRQTHRLQQLGMRIARLISPIL; translated from the coding sequence ATGGATTTCTTTGGCCCGCACCTGCTCGCCTATTTCATTGCCACCCTGCATTTTCTGGGCACCCTCGCCGCCATCCATGCGGTGCTGACCGTCAGGACCGCCCAAGGCTCGATTGCCTGGGCATTGTCGCTGATGTTCATCCCCTACCTGACGCTGATTCCCTACCTGATCTTTGGCCGGAGCACCTTCGACGCCTACATTCAGGCGCGGCGCCAGGCCAACCAGGAAATGCACAAGGCGATCACCGAGCTGAACTGGCGCCCATGGGTTGAAGAGGCATTGGCCGCGCGCAACTCCCAGGCCTACGCTTCGCTACGGGCCATGCCCAAGCTGGGGCGCATGCCGTGCCTGGCGAATAATCAGGTGCGTTTGCTGATCAATGGCGAGGCTACGTTCAGCGCGATTTTCGAGGCGATTCGCTCGGCAAAGACCGCTGTGCTGTTCCAGTTCTTCATCATTCATGACGACGAACTTGGCCGCCAACTGCACACCTTGCTCAAGGAAAAAGCCGCCGAAGGCGTAGCCATTTTCGTGCTGTACGACCGTATCGGCAGCCATGCCCTGCCCCATCGTTATGTGCAGTCGCTGCGAGACGCCGGGGTGCAGGTCAAGGCCTTCGCCACGCGCAGCGGCTGGCTCAACCGCTTCCAGGTCAACTTCCGCAACCACCGCAAGATCGTGGTGGTGGATGGCATTACCGGGTTCGTCGGTGGGCATAACGTCGGCGATGAGTACCTGGGCAAGAAACCGCCGCTGGCGCCGTGGCGTGACACCCATGTGCAAGTCAGCGGCCCGGTGGTGGCGTGCTTGCAGGAGTCGTTTGCCGAAGACTGGTTCTGGGCCTCGCGTGAGTTGCCGCCGCTGCTGCTGCCGGATACCTACCCGGACGACGGCGTACTCTGCCAATTACTGGCCAGCGGCCCGGCGGACCCCTATGAAACCTGCTCGCTGTTTTTCGTCGAGGCCATTCATGCGGCCACCGAGCGGGTGTGGATCACCAGCCCGTATTTCATTCCCGATGAGGCGGTGTTTGCGGCTTTGAGGTTGGCGGTATTGCGCGGTGTCGACGTGCGCCTGCTGCTGCCGTCACGGCCGGATCACCGCATCGTCTACGCCGCTTCCAGCCTGTATGCGATCGAAGCCGTGCGCGCCGGGGTGCGGGTATTCCGCTATACGCCAGGGTTCCTGCATCAGAAAGTGGTGTTGGTCGACCGTGAAATCAGCGCCATCGGCAGTGCGAACCTGGATAACCGCTCGTTCCGGCTGAATTTCGAAGTGATGTTGCTGACGGTAGATGACACTTTCGCCAGCCAGGTGGAGCACATGCTGCTGGAAGACTTCGCCCTGGCCCATGAAATCAGCCAGGAAGAAAACCGCCAGACCCACCGCCTGCAACAATTGGGCATGCGGATCGCGCGGCTGATTTCTCCAATTTTGTAA
- the cfaB gene encoding C17 cyclopropane fatty acid synthase CfaB has translation MLAQLPPALQNLKLPLRLRLWDGHEFNLGPDPSVTIVVKDPMMVSKLSHPTLDSLGEAFVEGKLELEGSISEVIRVVDELSHALVDDDEGSRPVRSIHDKATDAAAISYHYDLSNEFYQLWLDRDMAYSCGYFETGSESLDQAQQDKFRHLCRKLRLQPGEYLLDVGCGWGGLARYAAREFGVKVFGITLSKEQLALAQERVKAEGLEDQVELTLLDYRDLPQDGRFDKVVSVGMFEHVGHANLAEYCKILYGAVREGGLVMNHGITAKHIDGRPVGRGAGDFIERYVFPNGELPHLSMMTAEISDVGLEVVDVESLRLHYARTLDHWSERLEDNLEAAGKMVPEQALRIWRLYLAGCAYAFARGWINLHQILAVKPHADGSHELPWTRDDLYQ, from the coding sequence ATGCTCGCGCAACTTCCACCGGCCTTACAGAATCTCAAGCTACCGCTGCGTCTTCGACTCTGGGACGGCCATGAATTCAACCTGGGCCCGGATCCCAGCGTCACCATTGTGGTCAAGGACCCCATGATGGTTTCAAAGCTCAGCCATCCGACGCTCGACTCACTGGGCGAAGCTTTCGTCGAGGGCAAACTGGAGCTGGAAGGCTCCATTTCCGAAGTGATCAGGGTCGTTGACGAGTTGAGTCATGCCCTGGTTGATGACGACGAGGGGAGTCGTCCGGTGCGTTCGATCCACGACAAGGCCACCGACGCAGCGGCTATTTCCTACCATTACGACCTGTCCAACGAGTTCTACCAGCTGTGGCTGGACCGCGACATGGCCTATTCCTGTGGGTATTTCGAAACCGGCAGCGAATCCCTTGATCAAGCCCAACAAGACAAATTCCGCCACCTGTGCCGCAAATTGCGGCTGCAGCCGGGGGAGTATTTGCTCGACGTGGGCTGCGGTTGGGGTGGGCTGGCGCGGTATGCCGCGCGGGAATTCGGGGTCAAGGTGTTCGGTATCACCCTGAGCAAGGAACAGCTGGCGCTGGCCCAGGAGCGGGTGAAGGCCGAAGGCCTGGAAGACCAGGTAGAGCTGACGCTGCTCGACTACCGCGACTTGCCCCAGGATGGCCGGTTCGACAAGGTGGTGAGCGTGGGGATGTTTGAACACGTTGGCCACGCCAACCTGGCGGAGTACTGCAAGATTCTCTACGGCGCGGTGCGTGAGGGCGGCCTGGTGATGAACCACGGGATTACCGCCAAGCACATTGATGGCCGGCCCGTGGGCCGTGGCGCCGGGGATTTTATCGAGCGTTATGTGTTCCCCAACGGCGAGTTGCCGCATCTGTCGATGATGACCGCAGAGATCAGCGACGTGGGCCTGGAAGTAGTCGACGTCGAAAGCCTGCGCCTGCATTACGCGCGCACGCTGGATCACTGGAGCGAGCGCCTCGAAGACAACCTGGAAGCGGCAGGCAAGATGGTGCCGGAACAAGCCTTGCGCATCTGGCGCCTGTACCTGGCCGGCTGTGCGTATGCGTTTGCCCGGGGCTGGATCAACCTGCATCAGATTCTGGCGGTGAAACCCCATGCCGATGGTAGCCATGAGCTGCCGTGGACGCGGGATGACCTGTACCAGTAA